One segment of Streptosporangium brasiliense DNA contains the following:
- a CDS encoding hemerythrin domain-containing protein, with product MIRETADELGGTPSAASLDRLREVHRFLTERLLPHERAEEQRLYPAMGQVLGSLEVTMTMSRAHAEIERLVRRPGNHLALAEAAGMRLEQLDDLRACLYGLHAVLVLHFDQEEEAYFSLAADSSAA from the coding sequence CTGATCCGCGAGACAGCCGACGAACTGGGCGGAACTCCCTCTGCGGCGTCCCTGGACCGGCTGCGGGAGGTCCACCGCTTCCTCACCGAACGCCTGCTGCCTCACGAACGGGCCGAGGAACAGCGGCTGTATCCGGCGATGGGACAGGTGCTGGGCAGCCTCGAGGTCACGATGACCATGAGCAGGGCGCACGCCGAGATCGAACGCCTCGTGCGGCGTCCGGGAAATCACCTTGCCCTCGCCGAGGCCGCCGGGATGCGGCTGGAGCAGCTGGACGACCTGCGTGCCTGCCTCTACGGTCTGCACGCCGTCTTGGTCCTCCACTTCGACCAGGAGGAGGAGGCCTACTTCTCCCTGGCCGCCGACTCGTCGGCAGCCTGA
- a CDS encoding CBS domain-containing protein — MKISDVMGTRAVAVRPEASFSEIVEAMRRFKVDALTVIDADGHPIGVVSDDDLLLKETDPVSAGSVFDSHRRRQEHHKAAGITAREVMTTPAITVTKDTTVRDAAQLMHRYRIKQLPVIEPATGRLVGTVHQSDLLKVFTRPAEEIDREITEICDRLYVDREHLTVDIEAGVVTLTGHVGFRSQISRLVAAVHGIDGVLDVDNRLAYRSDDLAPFPPLL, encoded by the coding sequence ATGAAGATCTCAGATGTCATGGGCACCAGAGCGGTCGCGGTGCGGCCGGAGGCGTCCTTCTCCGAGATCGTCGAGGCCATGCGGCGTTTCAAGGTCGATGCGCTCACCGTCATCGACGCCGATGGGCACCCCATCGGCGTGGTCTCCGATGATGACCTGCTGCTCAAGGAGACCGACCCCGTGTCTGCGGGCAGTGTCTTCGACAGCCATCGCAGACGCCAGGAGCATCATAAAGCCGCAGGCATCACGGCCCGAGAGGTGATGACCACCCCAGCGATCACGGTCACGAAGGACACCACCGTCCGGGACGCGGCACAGCTGATGCACCGCTACCGGATCAAGCAGCTTCCCGTGATCGAGCCGGCCACCGGACGTCTCGTCGGAACCGTGCACCAGAGCGATCTGCTGAAGGTCTTCACCCGCCCCGCCGAGGAGATCGACCGCGAGATCACCGAGATCTGCGACCGCCTCTACGTCGACCGGGAGCACCTGACGGTCGACATCGAGGCGGGTGTGGTCACGCTGACGGGTCATGTCGGCTTCCGCTCGCAGATCTCCCGCCTGGTCGCGGCCGTCCACGGGATCGACGGTGTCCTCGACGTG